GAATAGCCCTGGGCGCGGTTCACCACCACCTGGCGCACCCCCTGGCAGGCGCTCAGCAGGGTCTGCACCTGGCTCGCTTCCTCGGCATCGCTGAACTCCCGCACCCGCAGGGTGACGCGGTCGCCGCCGAGCGCATCCTTGAGTTCGGAGGGGGTTCCCTCCGCGATCACCCGACCACGCTCGAGAATCGCCAGGCGATCCGCCAGAGCATCCACCTCCTCGAGGTAGTGGCTGCTCAGCACCACCGTGGTGCCACCGTCCCGCAGCCGCCGCAGCACCGCCCAGATGGCCGCCCGGCTCTCGATGTCCAGCCCCACCGTGGGCTCGTCCAGCACCAGCACCCGGGGGGAATGAAGCAGCCCGGAGGCCAGGTCGAGCCGGCGACGCATCCCGCCCGAGTAGGAGCCGCAGCGTCTGTCGATCCAGTCGGCCATGCCCAGCAGGCCGATCAGCTCCTCGATGCGCTCATCCCTGCCGGCACGCTGCAGGTGATAGAGGTCACCCTGCAGCCGGAGCAGCTCCCGGCCCGTGAGGATCTTGTCGATCGCCACCTCCTGGGCCACATAGCCCAGCAGGCGCCGTACCTGCCGCGGGGAGCGGAGGGCATCGACGCCGGACACCTCGACGCTGCCCCGATCCGGTGCGAGCAGGGTGCAGAGGATGCGCAGGGCCGTGGTCTTGCCGGCGCCGTTGGGCCCGAGCAGGCCGTAGAGGGTGCCCTCTGGAACCGAGAGGCTGAGGCCGTTGAGGGCCTGCACGTGCTTGCCGCCGCTGCTGTAGGTCTTGTGCAGCTCCCGGATCGCGATCACCACCTCCCCACTCCCATGGCCATGGCAGCCCTGTTCCGCTGATCAGCCGCCCAATGTAGGCAGCATCCCCAACGGCATGGAGAGGGCGTCGGCCTGGGGCAGACGGGCCAGCAGCAGCAGCAGGCTGATCCCGAAGAGGTAAAGGATCGACCAACGGAACAGGGACCGGGCGCAGCCGGGATCCTCCGGCCGGGCCACCAGGGCCTGCACGAGCTGCAGCAGTCGGCCGTTGAAGGGAAGCACCAGCAGCCCGTAGAGCAGACCGCCACTGGGAAGCATCCAAACGCCGCCCAAACTCAGCACCACGGTGATCCAGGCATAGGTGCGGATGGCACGGGCGGTCACGGACACCCCCTTCACCACGGGGAGCATGGGGATGCCCACCGAGCGGTAGTCGTCCCTGAGCAGCAGGGCCAGGGCCCAGAAGTGGGCGGGGGTCCACACCATCACGAGGGCGAACAGCCACCAGCTCGACAGGGACAGCCCCCCACTGGCCGCCGCGGCCCCCACCAGGGGAGGAATCGCTCCGGCCACACCCCCGATCACGATGTTCTGGGGTGTGCGGGGCTTGAGCAGGGCGGTGTAGAGCAGCACGTAACTGCAGAGACCCAGCAGCGCCAGGCTGGCCGCCAGGGCGTTGACCCCCACCACCAGCACGCCCACGGCCGCGAGCGTGAGGGCCACGGCCATGGCGAAGGCCTGCTGCTGGGCCAGGCGGCCGGAGGGGAGCGCGCGGCGGCTGGTGCGCTGCATGCGTCCGTCCAGATCCTGCTCCCAGAGGCAGTTCAGCACCCCGGCTGCCGCCGAGGCCAGCGCGCCACCCACCAGGGTGCAGGCGATCACCGGAGCGGTGATGCCCCCGCCGGTGATGGCCATCCCGGCCAGGGTGGTGGCCAGCAGCAGGGGGATCAGGCGGGGCTTGGCCACCTCGAGCCAGGCCGGCAGCGCCACGGAGCGGGGGACCGTCGGTCGGGCCACCGGCAGGGCGGTGAGACTCACCATGGTTCAGCTCCGAATGGGAAGGACAGCGGCAGGCCCGGGGGCCGGCAGGGAGGGCGCCGACGGCGCCAGGGAGAGACCGAACTGGCCGGCCAGCAGGGCCACCAGCAGGGCGGCGCCCAACTGGTGGGCGATGGTGACCGCGGGCACGGTGAGACCCAGCCGCAGGGTGACAACGCCCAGGGCGATCTGGAGCACCACCAGGGCGCCGGCGGCCACGGCCAGGGCCCGCCCAGACCGGCTCTGGCCCGGCAGCACGATCCCCAAGGGGGCCAGGAGCAGCAGGGAGGCACCGGCGCCGCTGGCGAGGCGCCGGTGCAGGGCCAGCAGGTTGCAGCCCTGCCCCGAAGCCAGACACTGCTCGGCCGCCCAGTGGCTGGCCATCCAGCCGCCGAGCAGGCACTGGGCCATCACAAGGGCCAGCGCCAGCAGCAGGGCCAGCCGCCACAACCGCCGCCAAAACCTTTGCCCGATCGGGACAAGCTCAAGCTTGCCGGCAGGGCTGCCGGGAAGGTCTCCCTGTCGGATGGTGTGAGGGCTGGGGTGACGGCCCGCCTGACGGCGCAGGATCTGATGGACAGCACTGATCAGAGCCAGCAGGGTGAGGGCCGCGGCGAGATGGGCCGTCACCAGACTGGAGGCCAGCAGCCGGGTCACCGTGAGGGCCCCGAGGCCGCCCTGCACCGCCACCAGGGCCAGGGCCCCGCAGGCGATCCAGGGCAGCCAGTGCGGCAGGCGACGGCGCCCCAGCACGCTGGCCGCGGCCATCACCAGCAGGGCCATGCCCACCACGAAGGCATCGAGGCGGTGAAACCACTCCAGAAACACCTGCAGGTTCATCTGTCGGCCCGGCAGCAGGGCGCCGTAACACAGGGGCCAATCGGGACAGGCCAGGCCGGCCTGCATGACCCGGGTGGCACCGCCGATCACCACCAGGATCACCAGGGCCACCACCAGGTGACCGCTGAGACGGGAGATCCGGCCCAGCAGGGCGCCGTCCTCGGAGCCTGAATCAGGACCCGAACCGGGCGGTGGGGACGCAGGACGGGTGCTGGCGGCCAGGGGCGCACGAGGGCGTGGGGATGGCCAGAGGCCTGCTCGCATCGGGCCGGAAGTCCCAGGGTGGCTGCACGGTAGCGATGGCGGCTGGGGCCATGGATGAGGATTCGCTCACATCCGGAATTCGCAACATTCACGCCGTCTGTATCAACCGCAGGCGCAACGATTGGTTGATCCGGCTCATCAGCCACCAAGCTGCGACGATTCCTCGCAATTGCCTGGCCCTGCCCATAGGCTGATCGGAAGTAGTTCCAGATCTGTGCAGATCCGCGCTGCCCTCACCACGGCACTGGCCACCACAGGGCTTGTGGGAACAGGGCTTCTTGTGGGAACGCGGGTGAACCTGCTGCCGGTGGAAGCCAGCAGCAACGCCTCCACCTATGACTCACTTTTTAAGGTTTTATTCAGCATTGGCACGATGCTCTTTCTGGGCATCCTGATCGTGGTGGTCTACAGCCTGGTGCGCTTCCGCCGCCCCGTGGGTGACAGTGGTGATGGCCCGGCGATTGAAGGCAACCTCCCCCTCGAAATCGTCTGGACAGCGATACCGGCGGTCGTGATCTTGTTTGTTGGTATCTACAGCTACGACATCTACGAGCGCATGGGCGGCATGGCACCGCTGATGGATCACACCACCATGCATGAGGCCGCAATGCATGAGGCTGCCATGCATCACTCCGCCATGCCCGCCTCGGCCGCACCGGACAGCCAGGCCGGCGAGCGGATCTGGGGTGGCATCGGCCCAGCCGCCGCCGCGGATCGGAACGGCGGAGCCGCAGCCGCCTCCCTGCCGGTGGACGTGACCGCGATGCAGTTCGCCTTCATCTTCCACTATCCAGAGGGTGACATCACCAGCGGTGAGCTGCATGTGCCCCTGGGGCAGCCCGTGGAGCTGCGGATGCAGGCCCGCGACGTGATCCATGCCTTCTGGGTTCCCCAGTTCCGGCTGAAGCAGGACGTGATCCCCGGGCAGACCACCCGCCTCTCCTTCACGGCCACCCGCGCCGGCACCTACCCGATCGTCTGCGCCGAACTCTGCGGCGCGTATCACGGAGGCATGCGCTCCAACGTGGTGGTGCATGAACCGGAGGCCTTCGAGGCCTGGCGGCTGCAGAACGCTCCAGCCACCACCACCTGACTGCTGTCCCCGCTCGCCGCCACCGCCACCCCCGATCCATGACCCTTGCCAGTCCGAGTCCTTTCCCCGAGGGCCTGCAGCCCACAGGCTGGCTGCGCTACTTCAGCTTCAGCCTCGATCACAAGGTGATCGGGCTTCAGTATCTGGTCTGCGGTTTTCTCTTCTATCTGGTCGGAGGCCTGCTGGCCGGTGTGATCCGCACCGAGCTGGTCAGTCCGATGGCCGATTTCGTCAGCCGCGACACCTACAACGAAGTGCTCACCCTGCACGGCACGGTGATGATCTTCCTGTGGATCGTGCCCGTGGTCAACGGAGGCTTCGGCAATTATCTGATCCCCTTCTACGTGGGGGCCCGTGACATGGCCTTTCCGCGCCTCAACGCGGTGGCCTTCTGGATGATCCCTCCCGCGGGCATCCTGCTGATCAGCAGCTATTTCCTCGCCGGTGCCGCGGCCCAGTCCGGCTGGACGGCCTATCCGCCCCTGAGCCTCACCACCCCGGCCGCCGGCCAGGTGGTGTGGATCCTCAGCGTGCTGCTGCTGGGAGGCAGCTCCATCTTCGGGGCCGTGAACTTCATCGCCACGGTGCTGAAGCTCAGAAGGCCTGGCCTCAAGCTGATGCAGTTGCCGATGTACTGCTGGGCCATGCTCGGCACCAGCCTGCTGGTGGTGCTCTCCACCCCGGTGCTGGCGGGGGTGCTGATCCTGCTGAGCTTCGACATCATCGCCCACACGGGCTTCTTCAATCCCTCCATGGGGGGCAACGTGGTGGTGTACCAGCACCTGTTCTGGTTCTATTCCCATCCGGCCGTCTACATCATGGTGCTGCCGGCCTTCGGACTGGTGAGCGAGATCCTGCCGGTGCATGCCCGCAAGCCTCTCTTCGGCTACACCACGATGGTGTATTCGATCATGGCCATCGTGTTCCTAGGCCTGATCGTGTGGGCCCACCACATGTTCACCAGCGGCACACCCCCCTGGATGCGCCTGTTCTTCACGATTGCCACCTCCTTCATCGCCGTACCCACGGGCATCAAGTTCTTCAACTGGATCGCCACGCTGTGGGGAGGCAAGATCGCTCTGAACTCGGCGATGCTGTTCTCGTGCGGCTTCATCCTCAACTTCGTGTTCGGAGGCATCACCGGCATCACCCTGGCCCAGGTGCCATTCGACATCCACGTGCATGACACCTACTACGTGGTGGGGCATTTCCACTACATCGTCTACGGAGGCACGGTGTTCGTGATCTTTGCCTCCCTGTATCACTGGTATCCCAAATTCACCGGGAGGATGCTGAACGAAGATCTGGGCCGGCTCCACTTCGTGCTCACCCTGATCGGCTTTCAGCTGTGCTTCCTTCCCCAGCACTGGCTGGGGCTCAACGGCATGCCCCGTCGGGTGGCGGAATACGACCCGGCCTTCACCACCCTCAACCAGGTGAGCAGCGTGGGGGCGCTGATCATGGCGATCAGCACCGTTCCCCTGTTGATCAATGTGGTGCTCACCGCCATCCGGGGACCTCTGGCCGGCGACAATCCCTGGAACGCCCTCACCCCCGAATGGCTCACCAGCTCCCCGCCGCCGGTGGAGAACTGGGTGGGTGAAGCCCCCCTCGTCACCGAGCCCTACGGCTACGGCACCGCAGCGAAGACCCAGCCATGACGCTCACCAACTCCTCCGAAACCGCCCTCGAGGCCACGCTGCAACCAGCGGCTGCCGAGCATGCCAGCGATCATCACGCCGACCTGCGCATGTTCGGCCTCACCACCTTCCTGGTGGCCGATGGCATGACCTTCGCAGGCTTCTTCGCCGCTTACCTCACCTTCCGCGCGGTCAATCCCCTGCCGGAAGGCAACAACTACGAGCTGGAGCTGCTGCTCCCAACGATCAACACAGTGCTGCTGCTGGTGAGCAGTTTCACCTTCCACCGCGCCGGTCGCGAGATCCGGGCCGACCGGCCGAAGGCCTGCCGCAACTGGCTTCTGCTCACGGCGGCCCTGGGGGCCACCTTCCTGGCCGGCCAGATGGTGGAGTACTTCAGCCTGCCGTTCGGCCTCACGGAACACCTGTTCGCCAGCACCTTCTATGCCCTCACCGGCTTCCATGGCCTGCACGTGACCCTCGGTGTGATCTGCATCGCGATCGTGGCCCTGCAGTGCAGGAGCGGCGGCAGGATCACCGCGGCGAACCACTTCGGTCTGGAGGCTGCCGAGCTCTACTGGCACTTCGTGGATGGCATCTGGGTGGTGCTGTACGGCCTGCTCTACGTCCTCTGAACCTGAGGTGCCCAACCGAGTGGCCCGAGCGAGGTACCAGACCAGGGGCTTCGAATGGCCTGCCCAGTTGCTTGCCGACAGCCCGGCGCCCTGTGCACAATCGCAGTATCGATGTGTTCCGCGGATCTCCTGCCATGGCTCCCAGTAGTGGAGGCGGTCCCGGCGGGATGCTGGAAGGCCAGGCCCTGCTCGACAAGGCCCGGGCCCTCAGCAACCAGCCGGAGGACCAGATCGCACGGGCCTGTGGGTATGTGGGCCCCAGCGGCAGGGTGCTGCGCAAGAGCTTCTACCGGGCCCTGGTGGCCGCCAAGGGCTACCCGATGCCGGAGGCCGCCGCCGGGCGCAGCGATCGGGGCGGTGGTCCGGGGAAGGGTCGCCAGGCCGAGTTCCGCACGCGGGTGCATGGCAACGGCAACCTGTTGATCGGCCACGCCTACACCCGCCGCCTAGGCCTGGAACCGGGCCAGGAATTCCGGATCGAGCTGCGGCGTGAGACCGGCTCGATCTGGCTCCTCCCCCTGGAGGAGTCCGGCGACCAGGATTCCGGTGTCCCTGACGCCGAGAACGAGAACGACTCAACCACCGTGGAGCGCCCCGCAGACGGGCACTCCGCCGGCTAGCCGTCCCCCGCGCTCAGCCAGCTCCTGGCGCCTGGTCTAGCCCTCTGGCTCGGCCGGGGTGGCCGGCAGGTGGAAACTGGCGCTGAAACTGAGCAGATCCAGCCCGCTGAACAGGAAGCTGATACCCACCAGCAGGCCGAGCACGCGCACCAGCACCTCGCCCGGGAGGGTGAGGATGAGTCCACCCAGCACCAGCGTCACCGCGCCATTCACCAGCCCCCAGCCCCAGCCCCGGATCCGCCGGTGAGCCAGGGACACCAGCAGCGCCACCACCCCCTCCACCAGAAACACCAGGCCGATGGCCAGGGCCAGGGCCGCGATCGGAGCTGCCGCCTGGCCAGGGCCGGCCCCCAGCTGCAGCAGCATCGACAGGCCGGCCACCAGAAACAGGGTGGACACCACCAGGCGCCAGAAGGCGAGCCAGCGACCCAGCAGGCGGGCGCGCATCAGGTTGTTGATCCAGCCGAACAGACCACCCACCAGAAACACCACCGCCACCATGGCAGTGACCCACACCGAGGCCGCCAGGGGAAAGAGCAGGGCCAGGATGCCCAGCACCAGCATGAGCAGACCTTCAAAAAGGGTGAAAGTCCGCAGGGATGCCGTGTCGGTGGCCATGCCAAGCGGGCCCATGGCGCTGCTGCAGTGCAATCTTGACCCTAGGCCTGCCAACCGTGTTCGGCCAGCCAGGCCGCATCGAGGCTCTGGCCGCCCCGGGCACCCCCCCCCAGCAGCCGCTCGGTGTACTTGGCGAGCAGATCCGCCTCCAGATTGACGCCATCACCGGCCCGCAGGTGCTGGAGGGTGGTCTCCTCCCAGGTGTGGGGGATCACGGCCACCCAGAAGCTCACACCTTCGGCGCTGCAGCCTGCCACGGTGAGGCTGATGCCGTTCACCGCCACGCTGGCCTTGTCGCACACATAGCGGCCATAGGCGGGATCCTGCCAGGCCAGCTCCAGCCGCCACGACGCGCTCTCCCGCGTGATCGCCTGCACGGTGCCGAGGCCATCGACATGGCCGCTCACCAGGTGCCCCCCCAGGCGGTCGGCCAGCCGCAGGGCGGGCTCCAGATTCACGGGGGCCCGGCGGTCCGCCCGGGCGGCCAGGGTGCTGCGCCGCAGGGTCTCCTCGCTCACGGCGGCGCGGAAGCCATCGTGCAGCCGTTCCGCCACCGTGAGGCACACGCCGTCCACCGCCACGCTCTCCCCCAGCTGCAGGCCCTCAGGCCCCCAGCCGCCGGCTCCGGCCCGCCAGCGCAGCCGCACGCCCCCAGGGGAGCGCTCGATCGTGCCCATGGCCTGCACCA
This sequence is a window from Cyanobium sp. PCC 7001. Protein-coding genes within it:
- a CDS encoding cytochrome c oxidase subunit 3, whose amino-acid sequence is MTLTNSSETALEATLQPAAAEHASDHHADLRMFGLTTFLVADGMTFAGFFAAYLTFRAVNPLPEGNNYELELLLPTINTVLLLVSSFTFHRAGREIRADRPKACRNWLLLTAALGATFLAGQMVEYFSLPFGLTEHLFASTFYALTGFHGLHVTLGVICIAIVALQCRSGGRITAANHFGLEAAELYWHFVDGIWVVLYGLLYVL
- a CDS encoding HdeD family acid-resistance protein, with the translated sequence MGPLGMATDTASLRTFTLFEGLLMLVLGILALLFPLAASVWVTAMVAVVFLVGGLFGWINNLMRARLLGRWLAFWRLVVSTLFLVAGLSMLLQLGAGPGQAAAPIAALALAIGLVFLVEGVVALLVSLAHRRIRGWGWGLVNGAVTLVLGGLILTLPGEVLVRVLGLLVGISFLFSGLDLLSFSASFHLPATPAEPEG
- a CDS encoding ABC transporter ATP-binding protein, giving the protein MVIAIRELHKTYSSGGKHVQALNGLSLSVPEGTLYGLLGPNGAGKTTALRILCTLLAPDRGSVEVSGVDALRSPRQVRRLLGYVAQEVAIDKILTGRELLRLQGDLYHLQRAGRDERIEELIGLLGMADWIDRRCGSYSGGMRRRLDLASGLLHSPRVLVLDEPTVGLDIESRAAIWAVLRRLRDGGTTVVLSSHYLEEVDALADRLAILERGRVIAEGTPSELKDALGGDRVTLRVREFSDAEEASQVQTLLSACQGVRQVVVNRAQGYSLNLVVDDLSVVERLRQQLAEADLPVFALAQSRPSLDDVYLQATGRTLMDAELAVAGSRDAKAERKQSMR
- a CDS encoding heme o synthase — protein: MVSLTALPVARPTVPRSVALPAWLEVAKPRLIPLLLATTLAGMAITGGGITAPVIACTLVGGALASAAAGVLNCLWEQDLDGRMQRTSRRALPSGRLAQQQAFAMAVALTLAAVGVLVVGVNALAASLALLGLCSYVLLYTALLKPRTPQNIVIGGVAGAIPPLVGAAAASGGLSLSSWWLFALVMVWTPAHFWALALLLRDDYRSVGIPMLPVVKGVSVTARAIRTYAWITVVLSLGGVWMLPSGGLLYGLLVLPFNGRLLQLVQALVARPEDPGCARSLFRWSILYLFGISLLLLLARLPQADALSMPLGMLPTLGG
- a CDS encoding riboflavin synthase, whose product is MFTGLVQAMGTIERSPGGVRLRWRAGAGGWGPEGLQLGESVAVDGVCLTVAERLHDGFRAAVSEETLRRSTLAARADRRAPVNLEPALRLADRLGGHLVSGHVDGLGTVQAITRESASWRLELAWQDPAYGRYVCDKASVAVNGISLTVAGCSAEGVSFWVAVIPHTWEETTLQHLRAGDGVNLEADLLAKYTERLLGGGARGGQSLDAAWLAEHGWQA
- a CDS encoding AbrB family transcriptional regulator, coding for MLEGQALLDKARALSNQPEDQIARACGYVGPSGRVLRKSFYRALVAAKGYPMPEAAAGRSDRGGGPGKGRQAEFRTRVHGNGNLLIGHAYTRRLGLEPGQEFRIELRRETGSIWLLPLEESGDQDSGVPDAENENDSTTVERPADGHSAG
- the ctaD gene encoding cytochrome c oxidase subunit I, whose protein sequence is MTLASPSPFPEGLQPTGWLRYFSFSLDHKVIGLQYLVCGFLFYLVGGLLAGVIRTELVSPMADFVSRDTYNEVLTLHGTVMIFLWIVPVVNGGFGNYLIPFYVGARDMAFPRLNAVAFWMIPPAGILLISSYFLAGAAAQSGWTAYPPLSLTTPAAGQVVWILSVLLLGGSSIFGAVNFIATVLKLRRPGLKLMQLPMYCWAMLGTSLLVVLSTPVLAGVLILLSFDIIAHTGFFNPSMGGNVVVYQHLFWFYSHPAVYIMVLPAFGLVSEILPVHARKPLFGYTTMVYSIMAIVFLGLIVWAHHMFTSGTPPWMRLFFTIATSFIAVPTGIKFFNWIATLWGGKIALNSAMLFSCGFILNFVFGGITGITLAQVPFDIHVHDTYYVVGHFHYIVYGGTVFVIFASLYHWYPKFTGRMLNEDLGRLHFVLTLIGFQLCFLPQHWLGLNGMPRRVAEYDPAFTTLNQVSSVGALIMAISTVPLLINVVLTAIRGPLAGDNPWNALTPEWLTSSPPPVENWVGEAPLVTEPYGYGTAAKTQP
- a CDS encoding heme A synthase, with translation MRAGLWPSPRPRAPLAASTRPASPPPGSGPDSGSEDGALLGRISRLSGHLVVALVILVVIGGATRVMQAGLACPDWPLCYGALLPGRQMNLQVFLEWFHRLDAFVVGMALLVMAAASVLGRRRLPHWLPWIACGALALVAVQGGLGALTVTRLLASSLVTAHLAAALTLLALISAVHQILRRQAGRHPSPHTIRQGDLPGSPAGKLELVPIGQRFWRRLWRLALLLALALVMAQCLLGGWMASHWAAEQCLASGQGCNLLALHRRLASGAGASLLLLAPLGIVLPGQSRSGRALAVAAGALVVLQIALGVVTLRLGLTVPAVTIAHQLGAALLVALLAGQFGLSLAPSAPSLPAPGPAAVLPIRS
- a CDS encoding cytochrome c oxidase subunit II codes for the protein MGTGLLVGTRVNLLPVEASSNASTYDSLFKVLFSIGTMLFLGILIVVVYSLVRFRRPVGDSGDGPAIEGNLPLEIVWTAIPAVVILFVGIYSYDIYERMGGMAPLMDHTTMHEAAMHEAAMHHSAMPASAAPDSQAGERIWGGIGPAAAADRNGGAAAASLPVDVTAMQFAFIFHYPEGDITSGELHVPLGQPVELRMQARDVIHAFWVPQFRLKQDVIPGQTTRLSFTATRAGTYPIVCAELCGAYHGGMRSNVVVHEPEAFEAWRLQNAPATTT